TTTACTCTATGTATCAGCTTGGACTTTATCCCGATAAACCTTATAAAAAAAGTGCAAGAATTGTAGGAGAAACTTTGGGTAAATTCCATCCTCACGGTGATACAGCCGTTTACGATGCTCTGGTAAGAATGGCTCAAGATTTTTCCATGAGATATCCTCTTGTAGATGGTCAAGGAAACTTTGGTTCTGTTGATGGTGACGCAGCTGCTGCAATGCGATACACTGAAGCAAGACTTTCCAGAATCTCAATGGAACTTTTAAAGGATATAGAAAAGGATACTGTGAACTTTAGACCAAACTTTGACGATAGCCTCTTAGAACCGGAAGTCTTGCCAGCTCGTTTTCCAAATCTACTCGTAAACGGATCTTCCGGTATTGCAGTTGGAATGGCTACAAACATTCCTCCACATAACCTAAAAGAAGTTTGTGAAGCTGTCAAACACTTAATTGACAATGAAAATGCAACTACCGAAGACCTTATGGAATTTATAAAAGGACCCGACTTTCCAACGGGAGCAGAAATAATTAATCCTGAAAACCTCTTGAAAATCTACAAAACTGGTCGTGGAAGCATTACTTTAAGAGCAAAACATAAGATTGAAGAGGTTAAAAAGAAAACAGCAATAGTTATCACCGAGCTTCCTTACCAAGTAAACAAGGCATCGCTAATAAAGCAAATTGCAGATCTTGTTAAGGAAAAGAAAGTAGAAGGTATTTCTGACATAAGAGACGAATCCGACAGAGAAGGAATCAGAATTGTAATCGAGCTAAAGAGGGATGCAACCCCACAGGTTGTTCTAAATAAACTTTACAAATTTACCCAGCTTCAAACAAACTTTAACTTTAACATGATTGCACTGGTAAGAGGAGAACCTAAACTCTTAAGTCTAAAAACTTACCTAAGGGAATTTATAGAGTTTAGAAGAGAAGTAATTCTTAGAAAGACTTCTCACAATTTAAGAAAGGCAGAAGAAAGACTCCACATTTTAGAGGGCTTAAAAGTCGCTCTTGATAG
The sequence above is a segment of the Desulfurobacteriaceae bacterium genome. Coding sequences within it:
- a CDS encoding DNA topoisomerase (ATP-hydrolyzing); translated protein: MKQSYLDYAMSVIVGRALPDVRDGLKPVHRRILYSMYQLGLYPDKPYKKSARIVGETLGKFHPHGDTAVYDALVRMAQDFSMRYPLVDGQGNFGSVDGDAAAAMRYTEARLSRISMELLKDIEKDTVNFRPNFDDSLLEPEVLPARFPNLLVNGSSGIAVGMATNIPPHNLKEVCEAVKHLIDNENATTEDLMEFIKGPDFPTGAEIINPENLLKIYKTGRGSITLRAKHKIEEVKKKTAIVITELPYQVNKASLIKQIADLVKEKKVEGISDIRDESDREGIRIVIELKRDATPQVVLNKLYKFTQLQTNFNFNMIALVRGEPKLLSLKTYLREFIEFRREVILRKTSHNLRKAEERLHILEGLKVALDSIDDIVKIVKGSESPSKAIETLKEKFSLSERQAKAILDMKLQKLTSLEREKLDSEIESLKKDVEYYKFVLSNIEEQKRLIKQDLDEIIKTFGDERKTDVVSKEAEIDIESMIEDEEVVIFFTHKGFITRTSAKSYKAQGRNGTGVVGIRTREGDFVKDVITASSKDYLL